The Candidatus Methylomirabilis sp. genome includes a window with the following:
- a CDS encoding thiazole synthase, with translation MENGDTLKFAGREFRSRLIVGTGKFPDHRTMQQAHEASGAEMVTVAVRRVNLDRTRESLLDYIDTKRYALLPNTAGCYTAEEAIKTAMLAREVGLSDMIKLEVIGDQRTLFPDNEELLKATKVLVKEGFVVLPYTNDDPIMAKKLEDAGAAVVMPLAAPIGSGLGIRNPHNIRIILEAARVPIIVDAGVGTASDASIAMELGCDGVLMNTAIASAKDPVAMAAAMRHALIAGRLAYLAGRIPKKLYANASSPLEGMIG, from the coding sequence ATGGAGAACGGCGACACTCTTAAATTTGCCGGTAGGGAGTTTCGGTCGCGGCTCATCGTCGGGACGGGCAAGTTCCCGGACCATCGAACGATGCAGCAGGCTCACGAGGCTTCAGGCGCCGAGATGGTGACGGTAGCGGTCAGAAGGGTGAACCTAGATCGAACCCGGGAGTCGCTCCTGGACTACATCGACACCAAGAGGTATGCGCTCCTGCCCAATACCGCCGGCTGCTACACCGCGGAGGAGGCGATCAAGACCGCGATGCTGGCCCGAGAGGTCGGGCTCTCGGACATGATCAAGCTGGAGGTGATCGGCGACCAGCGGACCCTCTTCCCGGACAACGAGGAGCTGTTGAAGGCCACCAAGGTATTGGTCAAGGAGGGTTTCGTGGTCTTGCCCTATACCAACGACGATCCCATTATGGCGAAGAAGCTGGAAGATGCCGGTGCGGCCGTCGTGATGCCGCTTGCCGCCCCGATCGGGTCCGGCCTTGGGATACGAAACCCGCATAACATCAGGATCATCCTCGAGGCGGCGCGAGTTCCGATTATTGTCGATGCGGGAGTGGGCACGGCTTCGGATGCCTCGATCGCCATGGAGCTGGGATGCGACGGCGTCCTGATGAACACGGCGATCGCCAGCGCCAAAGATCCGGTCGCAATGGCGGCCGCGATGCGGCACGCGTTGATCGCCGGGCGATTGGCGTATCTGGCCGGACGGATACCGAAGAAACTTTACGCTAACGCCTCAAGCCCGCTCGAAGGCATGATCGGATAA
- the thiS gene encoding sulfur carrier protein ThiS, whose translation MMELTVNGKTFETTDGATVTTLLEELQINSLRVAVQLNQQIIKRELYERTALQAGDTLEIITFMAGGSR comes from the coding sequence ATGATGGAACTCACTGTCAACGGGAAGACGTTCGAAACGACAGATGGCGCCACGGTCACCACGCTGCTGGAGGAGTTGCAGATCAACTCGCTCAGGGTTGCGGTCCAGCTCAATCAACAGATCATTAAGCGCGAGCTGTATGAGCGCACTGCGCTGCAAGCAGGGGATACACTGGAGATTATCACCTTCATGGCCGGCGGATCCCGATAA